From Verrucomicrobia bacterium S94, the proteins below share one genomic window:
- a CDS encoding arginine--tRNA ligase, translated as MSASFYGVEDMREFATFEERLSAWTEEAMQSIFDLSGAEVNLGVSPTNNEKFGDYQCNAAMVLSKQLKKAPREIARQFVDSAELPDFVEKIEIAGPGFINFFLSNRALADYIQALEKDPNLGAEQVGEGKKVIIDYSSPNVAKSMHIGHIRSTVIGNAIDRLFRFLGYDVIADNHLGDWGTQFGLMLVGYREFVNEAVLAVSPVEELERIYVASYNRSKEDESWRDRAKAELVKLQQGDVENRKLWEKFIELSIGEFNTIYDRLGVKFDLYRGESFYNDRLPEIIRALEEKGLAKESEGALIVDLEDDGMPVCIVRKSDGGYNYATTDLATVESRIEEFDPDRIIYVTDERQQLHFKQFFTIAEKLGMKANLVHVWFGLMRLPEATFSTREGNVIKLSAMLDEAEARALEMVKSSSPEMPEEQQKDLAKAIGIGAVKYTDLSQNPQSLVTFTWEKALNMEGNSAPYLQYAYARISSVYDKWKDQYPGIQLDDCSINIEHEIERRLAVKLTRFPAAVRAAADNYRPNIMADYLYDLAQIYSSFYQNVPFLKAEEGIRESRIRLCRNTARILKQGLELLGIETRERI; from the coding sequence ATGTCCGCCTCTTTTTACGGAGTTGAAGATATGCGCGAGTTTGCCACTTTTGAAGAACGTCTGTCCGCCTGGACGGAAGAAGCCATGCAGTCGATTTTTGATCTGAGCGGTGCCGAGGTCAATCTGGGGGTTTCTCCAACCAATAATGAAAAATTCGGTGATTACCAGTGTAATGCGGCGATGGTGCTCTCAAAACAGCTGAAGAAAGCTCCTCGTGAAATTGCCCGGCAGTTTGTCGATTCGGCCGAACTTCCCGATTTTGTGGAAAAGATTGAAATCGCGGGACCGGGATTCATTAATTTTTTCCTGTCGAATCGTGCACTGGCCGATTATATCCAGGCGCTGGAAAAAGATCCGAATCTGGGTGCTGAGCAGGTGGGAGAGGGGAAGAAAGTCATTATCGACTATTCAAGCCCCAATGTTGCAAAATCGATGCACATCGGCCACATCCGTTCTACGGTGATCGGTAATGCTATTGACCGCCTTTTCCGTTTTCTGGGCTATGACGTTATTGCTGACAATCATCTTGGCGACTGGGGCACCCAGTTCGGGCTGATGCTGGTGGGATACCGTGAATTTGTGAATGAAGCAGTACTGGCGGTTTCGCCGGTTGAAGAGCTCGAACGAATTTATGTGGCCAGTTATAACCGCTCGAAAGAGGATGAATCCTGGCGTGACCGGGCTAAAGCCGAGCTGGTGAAGCTGCAGCAGGGCGATGTGGAAAACCGTAAACTGTGGGAAAAATTCATCGAACTTTCCATCGGCGAGTTCAATACCATTTACGACCGCCTGGGCGTCAAATTCGACCTGTATCGCGGCGAAAGTTTTTACAATGATCGCTTGCCCGAAATCATTCGTGCTCTAGAGGAGAAGGGGCTGGCAAAAGAGAGCGAAGGCGCACTGATTGTCGATCTTGAAGATGACGGTATGCCGGTCTGCATTGTCCGGAAAAGCGATGGAGGATACAATTATGCCACCACCGACCTTGCTACTGTAGAGTCGCGCATTGAAGAGTTCGATCCTGATCGGATTATTTATGTGACTGATGAACGCCAGCAACTGCATTTCAAGCAGTTTTTCACAATTGCGGAAAAACTTGGAATGAAGGCCAATCTGGTACACGTCTGGTTCGGGCTGATGCGCCTTCCGGAAGCCACATTTTCCACCCGAGAAGGTAATGTCATTAAATTGTCCGCCATGCTGGATGAGGCCGAGGCCCGTGCGCTGGAGATGGTTAAATCCAGCAGTCCCGAAATGCCGGAAGAACAGCAGAAAGACCTTGCAAAAGCCATCGGCATCGGGGCAGTCAAGTACACGGATCTGAGCCAGAATCCGCAGAGTCTGGTTACTTTCACCTGGGAAAAAGCGTTGAATATGGAAGGAAATTCCGCGCCGTATCTGCAATATGCGTACGCTCGAATTTCTTCGGTATATGATAAATGGAAGGACCAGTATCCCGGCATTCAGCTGGATGACTGTTCAATAAATATTGAACACGAAATCGAGCGTCGGCTTGCGGTTAAACTGACCCGTTTTCCGGCTGCTGTACGCGCTGCCGCCGACAACTATCGTCCCAATATCATGGCGGACTATCTGTACGACCTGGCGCAGATCTACAGCAGTTTTTATCAGAATGTACCTTTTCTTAAGGCAGAGGAAGGCATTCGCGAAAGCCGTATTCGGCTGTGCAGAAACACTGCACGCATTCTAAAACAGGGGCTGGAACTTCTGGGGATCGAAACCCGCGAACGAATCTGA
- a CDS encoding HlyC/CorC family transporter encodes MNQERPLEFMNQLHSEYFLYGLFTLSAACLLASVYTSLKATGDAGLPRLIERDARHIQLLKFWQNRWDLLCKSSRLLLTLSAIGTFTLSYLALRDCTAWIQLGGLFVLSLVYMFAARIVPHVLSESYADRISIAVLPVAGVLTLLLYVFVWPLQFIEDQLLRHAMKTSDEDDRPSTEDEIKSLIDETDEEALEEEEREIIRSVFEFGDTVAREIMTPRIDIHGLKDTLSIDECIAEVRESRFSRFPVYHENIDDVVGMVHVKDLLKLISSEHSDEKISISQLAKRIEYIPETMPINDVLQLMKKSRSQMVLVVDEYGGTEGLVTMEDVIEELVGEIEDEYDLREKILHRRPDGSIMVLARMPIYELNEELSARLPESDEYDSLGGYIFSMLGRIPRTGERLNIPGYELRIHSATQRQIQVVHMIPAEGV; translated from the coding sequence ATGAATCAGGAAAGGCCGCTCGAATTTATGAACCAGTTGCACAGTGAATATTTTTTATACGGTCTTTTTACGCTGAGTGCGGCCTGTCTGCTGGCCTCTGTTTACACCTCTTTGAAAGCCACGGGTGACGCCGGTCTCCCCCGTCTGATCGAGCGTGATGCCCGACACATCCAGCTGCTTAAATTCTGGCAGAATCGCTGGGATCTTCTTTGCAAGAGTTCAAGGCTGTTATTGACACTATCAGCAATCGGAACATTCACGCTCAGCTATCTTGCACTACGGGACTGTACGGCGTGGATACAGCTTGGCGGACTGTTTGTTCTTTCGCTGGTTTATATGTTTGCTGCCCGAATCGTGCCGCATGTTCTGTCGGAAAGTTATGCCGACCGGATTTCGATTGCAGTATTGCCGGTTGCCGGAGTGCTTACGCTGCTGCTTTATGTCTTTGTGTGGCCGCTTCAGTTTATTGAAGATCAACTGCTCAGACATGCCATGAAGACGTCGGATGAAGATGACCGCCCCTCAACGGAGGATGAAATCAAAAGTCTTATTGACGAAACCGACGAAGAGGCACTCGAAGAGGAAGAGCGCGAAATTATCCGAAGCGTGTTTGAATTCGGCGATACGGTTGCCCGCGAAATTATGACGCCGAGAATTGATATTCACGGCCTTAAAGACACGCTGAGTATTGATGAATGTATTGCCGAAGTACGGGAATCCCGTTTTTCCCGCTTTCCGGTATACCATGAAAATATTGACGATGTAGTCGGCATGGTGCACGTGAAAGATCTGCTCAAACTCATCTCCTCCGAACATTCCGATGAAAAAATATCCATCAGCCAGCTGGCGAAGAGAATTGAGTATATTCCGGAAACGATGCCGATTAATGACGTGCTGCAGCTGATGAAAAAAAGCCGTTCCCAGATGGTGCTTGTTGTTGATGAGTACGGTGGGACCGAGGGATTGGTGACCATGGAGGATGTCATTGAAGAACTGGTTGGAGAAATCGAGGATGAATACGACCTCCGGGAAAAAATACTTCATCGCCGTCCGGATGGATCGATTATGGTCCTGGCGCGCATGCCGATTTATGAATTGAACGAAGAGCTTTCGGCCCGACTTCCGGAAAGTGATGAATACGATTCGCTCGGCGGCTATATTTTTTCAATGCTCGGCCGTATACCCCGTACAGGCGAACGGCTGAATATTCCCGGATACGAACTCCGGATTCATTCCGCCACACAGCGGCAGATTCAGGTTGTCCATATGATCCCGGCTGAGGGCGTCTGA
- a CDS encoding LysM peptidoglycan-binding domain-containing protein — protein sequence MKTEKLSNDLVRVSGRPQAIVLNFNFEKTGVRMNRFIPILLVGIMALTGCEKDAGSIEEREERDPNVLSGQQYMEQGNYDAAIQEFKTALEQEPRMARPHLDLAIIYQQHKINYIHAIYHYDRYLELRPNAEKADFIEEQKMKVAQALANTLVNNSPEVKKVIQQRNTLIQQNNDLKRQLADALKKKAEEPVVKTVSADKPISADKPENTAPAPSPETITKTAPKSASIAPAGTSQVPTKPKHQIYHVVAGDTLTKIATRYYGDSGKWDIIYEANKGMMRSPGDLRVGQTLVIPSIQN from the coding sequence ATGAAAACGGAAAAATTGTCGAACGATTTAGTTCGGGTTTCAGGCAGGCCACAGGCTATAGTTCTGAACTTTAATTTTGAAAAGACAGGAGTACGAATGAACAGGTTCATTCCGATATTATTGGTTGGTATCATGGCCCTAACGGGATGCGAAAAGGATGCGGGATCGATTGAAGAACGCGAAGAGCGTGATCCGAATGTTCTGTCGGGGCAGCAGTACATGGAACAAGGCAATTATGACGCGGCGATTCAGGAGTTTAAGACAGCGCTTGAACAGGAACCCCGAATGGCCCGGCCGCATCTGGATCTGGCAATCATTTATCAGCAACACAAAATCAATTATATCCATGCCATCTATCATTACGACCGCTATCTGGAATTGCGGCCCAATGCGGAGAAAGCCGACTTCATTGAAGAGCAGAAAATGAAGGTGGCGCAGGCCCTTGCCAACACGCTGGTGAATAATTCGCCGGAAGTTAAAAAAGTGATTCAGCAGCGGAATACATTGATTCAGCAGAATAACGACCTGAAACGGCAGTTGGCAGATGCCCTGAAGAAAAAAGCGGAGGAACCTGTGGTTAAAACGGTATCCGCTGACAAACCGATATCCGCTGACAAACCGGAAAATACTGCTCCGGCACCGTCTCCTGAAACGATCACAAAAACAGCCCCAAAATCAGCTTCCATTGCTCCGGCCGGAACCAGCCAGGTACCGACCAAACCGAAACATCAGATTTATCATGTGGTCGCCGGCGACACGCTCACGAAAATCGCTACAAGATATTACGGCGATTCCGGCAAGTGGGATATTATCTACGAAGCCAACAAAGGTATGATGCGCAGTCCAGGTGACCTGAGGGTGGGACAGACCTTGGTCATTCCCTCCATTCAGAACTGA
- a CDS encoding ATP-dependent Clp protease ATP-binding subunit, whose translation MDNFTPRAQQVLQLARKEADRFNHGYVGTEHILLGLIALGHGVAVNALQALGIDLASVRLEVEKAVGTGPETKTIGNIPFTPRAKKVLALSASEARGLGHSYVGTEHILLGLLREGEGIAARVLENLGVDLDETRYEIMKTLDPDYDPASEGEYEDDGGEPEPPPMGSGQARGKGKTKTPALNTFGRDLTKLAKDGELDPVIGRKDEIERVIQILCRRTKNNPVLLGEAGVGKTAIAEGLAQIIQEGNVPDLLIDKKVITLDLALMVAGTKYRGQFEERIKAVMDEIRKEKNIILFLDELHTIVGAGSAEGTMDAANIIKPALSRGELQCIGATTLKEYRKYIEKDAALERRFQTVNVKEPSVEDAVEILKGLRGKYEEHHHARFTDEAMKAAVECSARYLPDRFLPDKAIDLIDEAGARARINSMSRPPELKQLEEQILDFETKKNNAIHEQKFEDAANFRDQERQSKEKLEQLLEEWRKTRDENRSVVDDEDIMVVVSKWTGIPVMKMGEKEMERLLRIEEVVGSQVVGQGEAVSAISRALRRSRADLKDPKRPIGSFIFLGPTGVGKTMLAKTLAEFMFDDPESFIQIDMSEYMEKFNASRLVGSPPGYVGHEEGGQLTERVRRRPYSVVLFDEVEKAHPDVMHMLLQILEEGRLTDSLGRSVDFRNTVVIMTSNLGAQEVKKSGSLGFSPSNDEADFAKLKEMMIGVAKKTFKPELLNRLDDMIVFRELTRKDLETIINLELANIQNRVLGRNIELKITKSAREFLLEKGYDKAYGARQLRRTVERYLEDPLAEEILRGTIESNSVVTVKANKEGLTFKGVPVVEEAAADGEQG comes from the coding sequence ATGGATAATTTTACACCACGGGCGCAACAGGTGCTCCAGCTGGCTCGGAAAGAAGCGGATCGCTTTAACCACGGCTATGTTGGTACAGAGCATATTCTTCTGGGATTGATTGCATTGGGTCACGGTGTTGCCGTGAATGCACTGCAGGCACTGGGTATTGATCTCGCTTCTGTCCGACTCGAGGTTGAAAAGGCCGTCGGTACCGGACCGGAAACTAAAACCATCGGAAACATCCCGTTCACACCGCGGGCGAAGAAAGTGCTGGCACTTTCAGCCAGCGAAGCCCGCGGGCTGGGTCACAGTTATGTAGGCACTGAGCATATTCTGCTGGGGCTGCTGCGTGAAGGCGAAGGGATTGCCGCGCGTGTGCTGGAGAATCTCGGTGTGGATCTGGATGAAACCCGCTATGAAATTATGAAAACCCTCGATCCGGATTACGACCCGGCATCGGAAGGAGAATATGAAGATGATGGCGGCGAACCGGAACCGCCGCCGATGGGGAGTGGACAGGCCCGGGGCAAGGGAAAAACCAAAACGCCGGCGCTCAACACCTTCGGGCGCGATCTGACCAAACTGGCCAAGGATGGTGAACTGGACCCGGTGATTGGACGGAAAGACGAAATTGAACGGGTGATTCAGATTCTCTGCCGCCGCACGAAAAACAATCCGGTGCTGCTGGGTGAAGCCGGTGTGGGCAAAACAGCCATTGCCGAGGGACTCGCACAGATTATTCAGGAAGGCAATGTGCCGGATCTGTTGATCGATAAAAAAGTGATTACACTTGATCTTGCGCTGATGGTGGCCGGAACCAAATACCGCGGACAGTTCGAAGAGCGTATCAAGGCCGTCATGGATGAAATCCGCAAAGAAAAGAATATCATTCTGTTTCTTGATGAGTTGCATACAATTGTCGGTGCCGGCTCCGCAGAAGGTACGATGGATGCCGCAAATATCATTAAACCGGCGCTTTCACGCGGCGAGTTGCAGTGCATCGGGGCCACTACGCTGAAAGAATATCGCAAATACATTGAAAAAGACGCTGCGCTGGAACGGCGTTTCCAGACGGTGAATGTAAAAGAACCGTCTGTCGAGGATGCGGTTGAAATTCTCAAGGGGCTGCGTGGAAAATATGAAGAACACCATCATGCCAGGTTCACCGACGAAGCGATGAAGGCGGCGGTGGAATGTTCTGCCCGTTATCTGCCGGACCGTTTTCTTCCGGACAAGGCCATTGACCTGATTGATGAAGCCGGCGCACGTGCCCGCATCAACAGCATGAGTCGTCCACCGGAGCTGAAGCAACTGGAAGAGCAGATTCTTGATTTTGAAACCAAGAAGAATAATGCTATTCACGAACAGAAGTTTGAAGATGCGGCTAATTTCCGGGATCAGGAGCGGCAGAGCAAAGAGAAGCTTGAGCAGCTGCTTGAAGAATGGCGGAAAACGCGTGATGAAAACCGGTCGGTCGTGGACGATGAGGACATTATGGTTGTCGTATCCAAATGGACCGGTATCCCTGTGATGAAGATGGGCGAAAAAGAGATGGAACGCCTGCTTCGCATTGAAGAGGTCGTCGGATCTCAGGTCGTCGGTCAAGGCGAAGCGGTCAGCGCAATCTCCCGTGCACTGCGTCGCTCGCGGGCGGATCTGAAAGACCCGAAACGGCCGATCGGCTCCTTCATTTTCCTTGGACCGACCGGTGTCGGAAAAACAATGCTGGCCAAAACGCTGGCAGAATTCATGTTCGATGATCCCGAATCGTTCATTCAGATCGATATGTCGGAATACATGGAAAAATTCAATGCGTCACGTCTGGTCGGTTCGCCTCCGGGCTACGTCGGCCACGAAGAGGGCGGTCAGCTGACCGAACGCGTGCGACGTCGGCCGTATTCGGTCGTACTGTTCGACGAAGTTGAGAAGGCCCATCCGGATGTCATGCATATGCTGCTTCAGATTCTGGAAGAAGGACGCCTGACCGACAGCCTCGGCCGCAGTGTGGATTTCCGGAACACCGTCGTCATCATGACCTCCAATCTCGGTGCCCAGGAAGTTAAAAAATCCGGTTCGCTCGGATTTTCTCCTTCGAATGATGAGGCCGATTTTGCCAAGCTGAAGGAAATGATGATCGGTGTGGCGAAAAAGACCTTTAAACCGGAGCTGCTGAACCGTCTGGATGATATGATTGTGTTCCGTGAACTGACGAGAAAAGATCTGGAAACGATCATCAATCTCGAACTGGCCAATATCCAGAACCGGGTTCTTGGCCGGAACATCGAGTTGAAAATCACCAAATCGGCACGTGAGTTCCTGCTGGAAAAAGGATACGACAAAGCCTACGGTGCGCGGCAGCTTCGCCGTACCGTTGAGCGTTATCTGGAGGATCCGCTGGCCGAGGAAATTCTTCGCGGAACCATCGAAAGCAATTCGGTCGTGACGGTTAAGGCCAATAAAGAAGGGCTCACTTTTAAGGGAGTTCCGGTAGTTGAAGAAGCCGCTGCGGACGGAGAGCAGGGCTGA
- the mutY gene encoding A/G-specific adenine glycosylase yields the protein MDQFQKIKRAVPNRLLPWFAENRRSMPWRSNRTPYRVWISELMLQQTRVDQATPYFHRFMKRFPSLKSLAAASQEEVLKMWEGLGYYSRARNLHKAARIIVSEYGGRFPATAEEIIKLPGVGGYTAAAIGSLAFNLDLAVLDGNVIRVLSRLFAYKKDTRSTIAKKELQEWADNLLVRGRAGDFNEAMMELGATVCQPKNPDCPACPLSRCCAAKAEGNPLDYPKKAPKKKVPHILVGAAVVTNSKGEVLIAQRRPEDMLGGLWEFPGGKLEDGETFEDCVARELKEELGIEVEVGDFLIKVKHAYSHFTMDLHAYFATIKAGHPRAIECQNFQWLDISSLRNVPYSKADLKIIEALEKQ from the coding sequence ATGGATCAGTTTCAGAAAATAAAACGTGCCGTGCCGAACCGTCTGCTGCCCTGGTTTGCCGAAAACCGCCGCAGTATGCCGTGGCGCAGCAACCGCACGCCTTACCGCGTGTGGATTTCTGAGCTGATGCTGCAGCAGACGCGCGTCGATCAGGCCACGCCCTACTTTCATCGTTTTATGAAGCGCTTCCCCTCGCTTAAATCGCTTGCGGCCGCATCGCAGGAAGAGGTCCTGAAAATGTGGGAAGGTCTCGGCTATTATTCACGTGCACGCAATCTGCATAAAGCGGCCCGCATTATTGTTTCTGAATACGGAGGACGATTCCCGGCGACCGCTGAGGAGATAATTAAGCTTCCCGGTGTTGGAGGCTACACCGCCGCCGCCATCGGCTCGCTGGCTTTCAATCTTGATCTGGCGGTACTCGACGGCAATGTGATTCGTGTGCTTTCACGCCTTTTCGCCTATAAGAAGGATACCCGCTCAACCATCGCGAAAAAGGAACTGCAGGAATGGGCTGACAATCTGCTGGTACGCGGCCGCGCCGGCGATTTTAATGAAGCCATGATGGAACTCGGGGCTACGGTGTGCCAGCCGAAAAATCCGGACTGCCCTGCCTGTCCCCTCTCCCGCTGCTGTGCGGCTAAAGCAGAGGGTAATCCGCTCGATTATCCGAAAAAAGCGCCGAAAAAGAAAGTGCCGCATATTCTGGTTGGAGCTGCTGTAGTGACCAATTCGAAAGGCGAAGTTCTTATTGCCCAGCGTCGCCCAGAGGATATGCTGGGCGGTCTATGGGAATTTCCCGGCGGAAAACTTGAAGATGGCGAAACCTTTGAGGACTGCGTGGCCCGGGAGCTGAAGGAAGAACTCGGCATTGAAGTGGAAGTCGGTGATTTTCTGATTAAAGTGAAGCACGCCTACAGTCATTTTACGATGGATCTGCATGCCTATTTTGCAACCATCAAAGCGGGTCATCCTCGTGCTATCGAGTGCCAGAATTTCCAATGGCTGGATATTTCGAGTCTGCGGAATGTGCCGTATTCGAAGGCTGATCTGAAAATAATTGAAGCATTGGAAAAACAATGA
- a CDS encoding RidA family protein: MKQIISTNNAPEPIGPYNQAVQCGNLLYTSGQIPVNPETGTKVEGGIKEQTIQVLENLKAVLTEAGTSLDRVIKTTVFLQDMGDFAEFNSVYAAYFDEETAPARSTVQVAALPVGARVEIELVAELG; the protein is encoded by the coding sequence ATGAAACAGATCATAAGCACAAATAATGCCCCTGAACCCATCGGCCCCTATAACCAGGCTGTACAATGTGGAAACCTGCTTTACACCTCCGGGCAGATTCCGGTGAACCCTGAAACCGGCACGAAAGTTGAGGGCGGAATCAAAGAACAGACGATTCAGGTGCTGGAAAATCTCAAGGCGGTTCTGACCGAAGCGGGAACTTCGCTCGACCGCGTCATCAAGACCACGGTTTTTCTGCAGGATATGGGTGACTTTGCTGAATTCAACAGCGTTTATGCCGCGTATTTCGATGAAGAAACTGCGCCGGCGCGTTCGACCGTACAGGTGGCTGCTCTGCCTGTCGGCGCCCGGGTTGAAATTGAACTGGTGGCTGAACTCGGATGA
- a CDS encoding FAD:protein FMN transferase: MTPKQVRQSLFALVVILVLTIGGMLRSGTIENPATGGETMGTGYSVKITGKVKQKTLRHIYEQIEARLTEINRQMSTWDPESEISRFNHYRSLDAFQCSEEFAQVVRRALELSEESGGAFDPTLQPLLNLWGFGSEADARNVPDDEAIRIVKETTGADKLRIDDSARLRKTEPEISLALGAIAKGYGVDAVGRILSEAGLENWFVEIGGEVLAQGVNPDGVPWRIGIQFPTTNPLSEKLQGIVHVNGGAIATSGNYRNYIKENGMVYSHILDPRTGRAVKSNTASVTVSASSCMDADGLATALFVMGPDEGIAWVETLENVETMFLIRDENGKIVERFSSGFRQATGYSSEL, translated from the coding sequence ATGACCCCGAAACAGGTCAGACAATCGCTGTTTGCGCTGGTCGTTATTCTGGTGCTGACGATCGGCGGCATGCTGCGTTCAGGAACCATTGAAAACCCCGCTACCGGCGGGGAGACGATGGGCACGGGATACAGCGTAAAAATTACCGGTAAGGTAAAGCAGAAAACGCTGCGGCACATCTATGAACAGATTGAGGCCCGGCTGACGGAAATCAATCGTCAGATGTCGACCTGGGACCCCGAAAGTGAAATTTCACGCTTCAATCATTACCGATCGCTGGACGCGTTTCAGTGTTCAGAAGAATTTGCGCAGGTTGTGCGTCGTGCGCTGGAGCTGAGCGAGGAATCGGGAGGAGCGTTCGACCCCACCCTGCAGCCTCTGCTGAACCTCTGGGGCTTCGGCAGTGAGGCCGACGCGCGGAATGTGCCGGACGATGAGGCCATCCGGATTGTGAAAGAGACAACAGGTGCGGACAAGCTGCGCATTGATGATTCAGCGAGACTCCGGAAAACCGAGCCGGAAATTTCGCTGGCACTCGGTGCCATTGCCAAGGGCTATGGCGTGGATGCAGTGGGCCGGATTCTCAGCGAAGCCGGACTGGAAAACTGGTTTGTTGAAATCGGCGGCGAGGTGCTGGCCCAGGGTGTAAACCCGGATGGCGTACCGTGGCGTATCGGCATTCAGTTTCCGACAACCAATCCGCTGAGCGAAAAGCTGCAGGGTATTGTCCATGTGAACGGCGGTGCCATTGCAACGTCGGGCAATTACCGTAATTACATCAAAGAAAACGGCATGGTGTATTCGCATATTCTCGATCCGCGGACCGGGCGTGCCGTGAAATCGAATACGGCCAGTGTAACGGTCAGCGCGTCGAGCTGCATGGATGCGGACGGTCTGGCAACGGCACTTTTTGTGATGGGTCCCGATGAAGGCATCGCTTGGGTGGAGACACTGGAAAATGTGGAAACCATGTTTCTGATCCGCGATGAAAACGGAAAAATTGTCGAACGATTTAGTTCGGGTTTCAGGCAGGCCACAGGCTATAGTTCTGAACTTTAA